A part of Maridesulfovibrio hydrothermalis AM13 = DSM 14728 genomic DNA contains:
- a CDS encoding TetR/AcrR family transcriptional regulator, giving the protein MTKMSKKKAAILEAATILFANKGFTDTSMHELSTMTGAAEGTIFYHFKNKEHLLLTILEATRERILDEFDAHMENRELGTGIEMMEEVVAFYLLLAGRMEYQFLLLHRHFLYQFAESRPEFRENLEAIYNCLVILFEQAIERGLEDGSIGGVSPRKSALIIFTMVDGLVRFKNFNLYDAGALFNELIESVRKMLKPN; this is encoded by the coding sequence ATGACCAAGATGTCCAAAAAGAAGGCGGCAATACTGGAGGCCGCCACCATACTCTTCGCCAACAAAGGTTTTACAGACACTTCTATGCATGAACTGTCGACCATGACCGGTGCCGCTGAGGGTACAATCTTTTATCATTTCAAGAACAAGGAACACCTGTTGCTCACGATACTTGAAGCAACCAGGGAGCGTATTCTGGATGAGTTTGATGCTCATATGGAAAACCGTGAGCTTGGTACAGGCATTGAAATGATGGAAGAGGTGGTTGCATTTTACCTTCTTCTTGCCGGACGCATGGAATATCAATTTCTCCTTTTACACCGACATTTCTTATATCAGTTTGCTGAAAGCAGACCTGAATTCCGGGAAAATCTCGAAGCCATATACAATTGTCTGGTTATATTATTTGAACAGGCGATTGAAAGAGGGTTGGAGGATGGCTCCATTGGCGGAGTAAGTCCCAGAAAGAGTGCACTCATCATTTTTACGATGGTAGATGGTTTAGTGAGATTCAAGAATTTTAATCTCTATGATGCGGGAGCTCTATTTAACGAGTTAATTGAGTCAGTCCGCAAGATGTTGAAACCTAACTAG
- a CDS encoding SulP family inorganic anion transporter yields the protein MLTRIFPFLDWFKKYSGPAFRADIISGLTVALVLIPQSMAYAQLAGMPAYYGLYASLLPPMVAALFGSSRQLATGPVAVVSLMTAASLEPLATAGSEGYIAYALLLALLVGVFQFMLGVLRLGLVVNFLSHPVVNGFTNAAAIIIASSQLSKMFGVYVDKAELHFETIIRVIKGAMHYTHLPTLGMGVLAFVIMVGLKKVNPKIPNVLCAVVITTLLSWATGFNHDARVDIAAIQDKEAQTLINEFNKTVVGIEALAVKRTAIAALEDKAKADKNQIGYYDAEHDIAVVNYQVKLLKHKSHELRAALRSILFSGVKQSDGSLAFFEQGKVPAGMEADGRTWRIKVGNKELDTASLKMMGGGAVVGDIPSGFPALQIPSFDLKIIMKLLPFAVIISLLGFMEAISIAKAMAAKTGQKLDPNQELIGQGLANMLGSCGSAYPSSGSFSRSAVNLQAGAVTGLSSVFTSGIVAVTLLFFTPLLYNLPQAVLAAVIMMAVVGLINASGFIHAWKVQKYDGAISIISFIATLAFAPHLDKGIIIGVALSLGVFLYKSMRPRVAVLSKGPDEVLRDANVHGLKECGRIAVVRFDGPLFFANASFLEDQISDRIIAMPNLKHIILVCSGINDIDASGEEVLSLIVDTVRSGGRDISLSGVNEAVMAVLERTHLLEKIGKDHIYADTETALCKTHEVAHRGGSESDCPLTTYCRISGNA from the coding sequence ATGCTTACTAGAATTTTTCCTTTTCTGGACTGGTTCAAAAAGTACAGTGGACCTGCGTTCAGAGCCGATATTATTTCCGGCCTGACAGTTGCACTGGTACTTATTCCCCAGTCCATGGCGTATGCGCAGCTTGCAGGGATGCCTGCTTACTACGGTCTTTACGCTTCTTTGCTTCCTCCTATGGTTGCAGCTCTTTTCGGTTCCAGTCGCCAGTTGGCCACCGGCCCGGTTGCGGTTGTATCTCTTATGACCGCAGCATCGCTTGAGCCGCTGGCGACAGCGGGCAGTGAAGGTTATATCGCCTATGCGCTGCTTCTGGCTTTGCTGGTAGGTGTCTTTCAGTTCATGCTTGGCGTTCTGCGTCTTGGACTGGTTGTTAACTTTCTTTCCCATCCGGTTGTAAACGGCTTTACCAATGCTGCTGCAATCATCATCGCCTCCTCCCAGCTTTCAAAGATGTTCGGCGTTTATGTCGATAAAGCAGAGTTGCACTTTGAAACTATCATACGCGTAATCAAGGGGGCTATGCATTATACCCACCTGCCGACGCTGGGGATGGGGGTGCTGGCTTTTGTGATTATGGTGGGGTTGAAAAAGGTTAACCCCAAGATTCCGAATGTTCTGTGCGCAGTTGTAATTACGACACTGCTTTCATGGGCAACCGGATTCAACCATGATGCCCGGGTCGACATTGCAGCTATTCAGGACAAAGAGGCTCAGACCTTAATCAACGAGTTCAACAAAACAGTTGTCGGCATTGAGGCTCTTGCAGTGAAGCGTACAGCTATTGCCGCTCTGGAGGATAAAGCTAAGGCAGATAAAAACCAGATCGGTTATTACGATGCAGAGCATGATATTGCTGTTGTCAATTATCAGGTTAAACTGCTTAAGCATAAATCTCATGAGCTTCGTGCTGCGTTGCGCAGTATACTTTTTAGCGGAGTAAAGCAGAGTGATGGTTCTCTGGCTTTTTTTGAACAGGGCAAGGTTCCTGCTGGCATGGAAGCTGACGGACGTACATGGCGTATTAAGGTCGGTAACAAGGAACTTGATACTGCATCCTTGAAAATGATGGGCGGCGGTGCTGTTGTCGGCGACATTCCTTCCGGTTTTCCTGCTCTTCAAATTCCTTCTTTCGACCTTAAGATCATTATGAAACTGTTGCCTTTCGCAGTTATCATTTCTTTGCTCGGCTTCATGGAAGCTATCTCCATTGCCAAGGCGATGGCAGCAAAGACCGGACAGAAACTTGATCCGAATCAGGAGCTTATCGGTCAGGGCCTTGCTAACATGCTGGGGTCATGCGGATCTGCTTATCCTTCTTCCGGTTCGTTTTCCCGTTCTGCTGTCAACTTGCAGGCAGGGGCGGTGACGGGGCTTTCCAGTGTGTTTACTTCTGGAATTGTAGCAGTGACTCTGCTGTTCTTTACTCCGCTTCTTTATAATCTGCCTCAGGCTGTTCTGGCTGCGGTTATTATGATGGCTGTTGTCGGATTGATCAACGCTTCCGGCTTTATTCATGCATGGAAAGTTCAGAAATATGATGGTGCTATCTCCATTATATCTTTTATCGCAACTCTTGCATTTGCTCCTCACCTTGATAAGGGTATCATTATCGGTGTTGCACTTTCTCTTGGAGTCTTTCTTTATAAGAGTATGCGTCCCCGTGTGGCAGTTCTTTCCAAGGGGCCAGATGAAGTTCTTCGTGATGCCAACGTTCACGGTCTTAAAGAGTGTGGTCGTATCGCAGTTGTCCGTTTTGACGGTCCTCTGTTCTTCGCAAACGCAAGTTTTCTTGAAGATCAGATTTCAGACCGCATTATCGCAATGCCTAATCTCAAGCATATCATTCTGGTTTGCAGCGGTATCAACGATATAGATGCATCCGGCGAGGAAGTTCTTTCCTTGATAGTTGATACTGTACGAAGCGGCGGACGTGATATATCACTTTCCGGAGTTAATGAAGCAGTTATGGCCGTGCTCGAACGCACCCATCTGCTCGAAAAAATCGGAAAGGATCATATTTATGCTGATACTGAAACAGCTCTTTGTAAGACTCATGAAGTGGCCCATAGGGGTGGATCTGAGTCTGATTGTCCCCTCACAACTTACTGCCGTATCAGCGGTAACGCTTAG
- the mltG gene encoding endolytic transglycosylase MltG, protein MGQEKKEESGQPSRENNSGNVAKQSVVLRFVLPALAIGCVALMLVGSWFMYQTWTFLNLPPEMEGRKILFTVEPGQPLWTVSTNLSKAGLISDSKRFREYAQVQGKENKIRAGEFNLYTNMTAPQVLETLTTTSGILHKFSVREGLTWWDTADKAQMSKLTNYADFKKAVFDPVLLAKYKIPADNAEGYLFPETYLLTRPKKESGKTLVETMLKEFRKAAGKAWNGKLPSPQEVHKTVILASLVEKETGDASERNRIAGVFVNRLNKGYLLQCDPTIIYGLGETFDGNIRKKHITDKSNPYNSYKHRGLPPGPICSPGLESIKAAINPEKHSYLYFVAKGDGSHYFSKSLKEHNAAVRKYQLRRNKQTYRSYN, encoded by the coding sequence TTGGGACAGGAAAAGAAAGAAGAATCTGGACAGCCAAGCCGCGAAAATAATTCTGGAAACGTGGCTAAACAGAGCGTAGTTTTACGTTTTGTTCTCCCCGCGCTGGCTATTGGATGCGTTGCGTTAATGCTTGTAGGCTCATGGTTCATGTACCAGACATGGACTTTTCTAAACCTCCCTCCCGAAATGGAAGGTAGAAAAATCCTATTCACTGTTGAACCGGGCCAGCCGCTCTGGACTGTTTCTACCAACCTTTCAAAAGCCGGACTTATAAGCGATTCTAAAAGATTCCGTGAATATGCACAGGTCCAAGGCAAAGAAAATAAAATAAGGGCCGGAGAATTTAACCTTTATACCAACATGACTGCCCCGCAAGTGCTGGAAACCCTGACCACAACATCCGGCATACTGCACAAATTTTCCGTACGCGAAGGTCTGACATGGTGGGACACCGCTGACAAAGCACAAATGTCCAAACTCACCAATTATGCTGACTTCAAAAAGGCCGTGTTTGATCCGGTCCTGCTGGCAAAATATAAAATACCGGCAGATAATGCTGAGGGTTACCTTTTTCCGGAGACGTATCTGCTGACCCGGCCAAAGAAGGAATCCGGTAAAACACTGGTTGAAACCATGCTCAAGGAATTCCGCAAGGCTGCCGGTAAAGCATGGAACGGTAAACTGCCATCTCCGCAGGAAGTGCACAAAACGGTTATCCTTGCTTCTCTGGTTGAAAAAGAAACCGGAGATGCGTCAGAACGCAACAGAATTGCCGGAGTTTTCGTAAACCGTCTGAACAAAGGATATCTGCTCCAGTGTGATCCCACCATTATCTACGGGCTTGGCGAAACATTTGACGGTAATATCCGGAAAAAACACATCACCGACAAATCAAACCCGTACAATTCATATAAACACAGGGGATTGCCTCCCGGCCCTATATGTTCACCGGGACTGGAATCCATTAAAGCAGCCATCAATCCCGAAAAACATTCCTATCTATATTTTGTAGCCAAAGGTGACGGCTCACACTATTTTAGCAAGTCCCTGAAAGAGCATAACGCAGCGGTGCGAAAATATCAGTTGCGCCGAAACAAGCAGACATACAGGTCTTATAATTAA
- a CDS encoding response regulator has product MSDIFIFSGLFCQADAVVKRLIDDTGCKLITDNDLVADASSLSGMNEKAIAKAFSPKTSIFNKFSHEKERAVAWLRLALAKRLAEGENLLVSGFVTQLLSQDISHVLKVCIIDDVQKRVECALNDEGLSEKEAVKVLQQADEEKTVWVREVTGSTDPWADNLYDMVIPVGKTGVDESVALIKEQLGNAVVNVTEASKKAVQDFLLAAKVASFLVSKGHNVDVKADDGAIVLSINKKVLMVERLENDLREIAEPIEGVKSVDFKFGKEYYEADIYRRMDFELPSRVLLVDDEREFVKTLSERLMLRDLGSAVVYDGESALDVVQDDEPEVMILDLKMPGIDGIEVLRRVKTNRPNIEVIILTGHGSDQDRKTCMELGAFAYLNKPVDIEVLSATLKEAYAKLRNS; this is encoded by the coding sequence ATGTCTGATATATTTATCTTCAGTGGTCTGTTTTGTCAGGCTGATGCAGTTGTGAAACGGTTGATTGATGATACCGGTTGCAAACTTATCACCGACAATGACTTGGTAGCTGATGCTTCATCCCTTAGTGGGATGAATGAAAAAGCAATTGCCAAAGCTTTTTCACCGAAGACTTCTATCTTTAATAAATTCAGCCATGAAAAAGAGCGGGCCGTGGCATGGCTTAGACTGGCTCTTGCTAAAAGACTGGCTGAAGGTGAAAACCTGCTGGTTTCGGGCTTTGTAACCCAGCTTTTGTCTCAGGACATTTCCCATGTTCTTAAAGTCTGCATCATTGACGATGTGCAAAAGAGAGTTGAGTGCGCCCTCAATGATGAAGGTCTTTCCGAAAAAGAAGCTGTGAAAGTTTTACAGCAGGCCGATGAGGAAAAGACTGTATGGGTGCGCGAAGTGACCGGCAGCACTGATCCCTGGGCTGACAATCTTTATGATATGGTGATTCCTGTCGGTAAAACCGGTGTGGATGAGTCTGTTGCCCTGATTAAAGAGCAGTTAGGCAACGCCGTTGTCAATGTTACCGAAGCTTCTAAAAAAGCTGTGCAGGATTTTCTGCTCGCAGCAAAAGTTGCCAGCTTTCTGGTATCCAAAGGACACAATGTTGATGTTAAGGCTGACGATGGTGCCATTGTCCTGTCCATCAATAAAAAGGTTCTGATGGTTGAACGTCTTGAAAATGATTTGCGCGAAATTGCCGAACCAATTGAAGGTGTTAAAAGCGTGGATTTCAAGTTCGGTAAAGAGTACTATGAGGCTGACATCTATCGCCGCATGGATTTTGAGCTTCCTTCACGGGTTTTGCTTGTTGATGATGAAAGGGAGTTTGTGAAAACTCTGTCTGAACGTCTCATGCTTCGTGATCTGGGATCTGCGGTGGTTTATGACGGTGAATCAGCTCTTGATGTTGTTCAGGATGACGAGCCTGAAGTCATGATTCTCGACCTGAAGATGCCCGGCATTGACGGTATCGAGGTTCTGCGTCGGGTTAAGACCAACCGTCCGAACATTGAAGTGATCATCCTTACCGGTCACGGCTCCGATCAGGATCGCAAGACCTGTATGGAGCTGGGCGCGTTCGCTTACCTGAACAAGCCTGTCGATATTGAAGTGTTAAGCGCAACTCTCAAGGAAGCTTACGCAAAGCTGCGTAACTCTTAA
- a CDS encoding FAD-binding and (Fe-S)-binding domain-containing protein, with amino-acid sequence MPQLGPHISIAAEALLSRVLGLDPFDFKGWPEDVRTLAESIAAELFLVRYNPFIAPELVRKSVSRTLTLARPTLSGEYPQRLTRAVENFWLKQDADQEFKTRLIEKLKGILPEQCIGLEPDTLVQSATDATDLRIELPIAVLFPEDTEQIRAIVRLANEMQFGLIPRGGGTGLTGGAIPALDRTAILSLSRFKKILSVDPNTMSLCAQAGVITLDAIKAAAEKNVLFTVDPASKAGSSLGGNISENSGGPFAFEYGCTIDNILSYKMVMPKGDLIEVRRKNHPGHKIFTDENATFEVLDSKGNLIETLELTADEVRSPGLGKDVSNKFLGGLPGVQKEGVDGIITETCFALYPKPANSRVLCLEFFGRSMRNAMMVIKDVVALRDTIRKEGDLVKISALEEFGPKYVQAIKYQTKSEKYEGDPISVLILQLDSDDKAALQSAVDTIMSLAQPYDGVDIFAARDEKEAELFWEDRHKLSAIAKRTSGFKVNEDIVIPLEVIPDFSDFLEDLNLTYLAKIYRRSLLAIKELPGFPIEEPKVELALERTTKILKGKLSGSDMSDQELEGQVHYLFQELRDEFPKLDSKINKIFKKLKEQRIIIANHMHAGDGNCHVNIPVNSNDPDMLHSAHEAVDDVFKKVLELKGEVSGEHGIGITKIDYLSDEKIEAIREYKLKVDPLNILNPGKLTRRELPSPAYTFSFNRLINDLNKTAIKDKEHLIELLKHIQTCTRCGKCKQVCPMYYPEKGLMYHPRNKNIALGALIESIYYSQVQRGEPSPDLMSRLRKLMEHCTACGRCTSVCPIKIDSAGAALQIRSFLEYKGDGGHPIKNAILGFVAKDPQSRLPKTAKFLSLSASVQSKALGLIPGHWRRRIQSPILHSKTPAMDFKNLSEVLKLDEGSMFMNGSSAPDSVFYFPGCGASLFSRDIGMATLYLLLKSGVNVVMPAKHLCCGYPLLASGCVEAYNTNRHRNISDIQYRLAKASIAGMDISTIITACGTCRESLESYDFSQEMGRQLERSDAVQYLVKNPGKLDLRGLAGSQEVIYHASCHTEWTDVAKSKAPAIYKQAIADMLGSKVTLSPDCCGESGLGSITSPEIYNKLRDRKGEQLKKDLQGHDQNTPILVGCPSCKVGIKRNMNTLKKQNRVLHTVEYMAELVGGPKWRKEFKKELEKAQRQDELVLI; translated from the coding sequence ATGCCTCAATTAGGTCCTCATATTTCTATTGCAGCCGAAGCACTTCTTTCGAGAGTTCTCGGCCTTGATCCTTTTGATTTCAAAGGATGGCCCGAAGACGTGCGCACCCTTGCTGAAAGCATTGCTGCCGAACTCTTCCTCGTTCGTTACAACCCCTTTATCGCACCTGAACTGGTACGGAAGTCCGTATCAAGAACCCTTACTCTGGCCCGCCCGACCCTGTCCGGAGAATATCCGCAACGCCTCACCCGCGCCGTTGAGAACTTCTGGCTTAAGCAGGATGCGGATCAGGAATTCAAGACCAGACTCATTGAAAAACTGAAAGGAATTCTACCTGAGCAGTGCATCGGGCTTGAGCCTGACACTCTGGTTCAGTCTGCAACAGATGCAACTGACCTGCGCATAGAGTTGCCCATTGCAGTACTTTTTCCTGAAGATACCGAGCAGATAAGGGCCATTGTTCGCCTTGCCAATGAAATGCAGTTCGGCCTGATCCCCCGCGGCGGCGGAACCGGACTGACCGGCGGTGCGATTCCTGCTCTTGACCGCACAGCTATTCTTTCGCTCTCCAGATTCAAAAAAATCCTGAGCGTTGATCCCAATACAATGTCCCTTTGCGCTCAGGCCGGTGTTATCACCCTTGATGCTATCAAAGCTGCTGCGGAAAAAAATGTGCTCTTCACTGTCGACCCGGCTTCCAAAGCTGGATCTTCCCTTGGTGGTAATATTTCCGAAAACTCCGGCGGACCTTTCGCCTTTGAATACGGCTGCACCATTGATAATATTCTCAGTTACAAAATGGTCATGCCCAAAGGCGACCTCATTGAAGTTCGCCGCAAAAATCATCCCGGTCACAAAATTTTCACTGATGAAAATGCAACCTTTGAAGTTCTCGATTCCAAAGGCAATCTGATTGAGACTTTAGAACTTACAGCTGATGAAGTCCGCAGTCCCGGTCTGGGGAAAGATGTTTCAAACAAATTTCTCGGCGGCCTTCCCGGCGTGCAGAAGGAAGGCGTTGACGGCATCATCACCGAAACATGCTTCGCCCTCTACCCCAAACCCGCAAACTCCCGCGTGCTCTGTCTTGAGTTCTTCGGCCGTTCCATGCGCAATGCCATGATGGTCATCAAGGATGTTGTGGCCCTGCGTGACACTATCAGAAAAGAAGGCGATCTCGTAAAAATTTCCGCACTGGAAGAATTCGGTCCCAAGTACGTTCAGGCAATCAAGTATCAAACCAAATCGGAAAAATACGAAGGTGATCCCATCTCCGTGCTTATCCTTCAGCTTGATTCTGATGATAAAGCTGCTCTGCAAAGCGCGGTTGATACCATCATGTCCCTAGCTCAGCCTTATGACGGTGTGGACATATTCGCCGCCCGCGATGAAAAAGAAGCCGAGCTGTTCTGGGAAGACAGACACAAACTGTCCGCCATTGCAAAACGTACTTCCGGATTCAAGGTTAACGAAGATATTGTTATTCCGCTTGAAGTCATCCCCGATTTCTCTGACTTTCTGGAAGACCTTAACCTTACTTATCTGGCTAAGATCTACCGCCGCTCCCTGCTCGCTATCAAAGAGCTGCCCGGTTTCCCCATTGAGGAGCCGAAAGTTGAACTGGCTCTTGAACGCACCACCAAGATTCTCAAGGGCAAATTAAGCGGCTCAGACATGAGTGATCAGGAACTTGAAGGACAGGTGCATTACCTCTTTCAGGAACTGCGGGATGAATTCCCCAAACTGGATTCAAAAATCAATAAAATCTTCAAGAAACTTAAAGAACAGCGCATCATCATTGCCAACCACATGCACGCCGGTGACGGCAACTGTCACGTGAATATTCCGGTCAACTCAAATGATCCGGACATGCTGCACAGTGCTCATGAAGCAGTTGATGATGTGTTCAAGAAAGTCCTTGAACTTAAAGGTGAAGTTTCCGGTGAACACGGTATCGGCATTACCAAGATTGATTACCTCTCTGATGAAAAAATCGAAGCCATCCGTGAGTATAAACTTAAAGTTGACCCGCTGAACATATTGAACCCCGGCAAGCTGACTCGCCGAGAGCTGCCTTCTCCGGCATACACATTCTCGTTCAACAGACTTATCAATGACCTGAACAAGACAGCTATCAAAGATAAGGAGCACTTAATCGAGCTGCTGAAACATATTCAGACCTGCACCCGTTGCGGCAAATGCAAACAGGTCTGCCCCATGTACTATCCTGAGAAGGGACTCATGTATCATCCCAGAAATAAAAATATTGCTCTGGGTGCACTTATTGAGTCCATATACTACTCTCAGGTTCAGCGCGGCGAACCGTCTCCGGATCTCATGTCCAGACTCAGAAAACTGATGGAGCACTGCACCGCCTGCGGACGCTGCACCTCGGTCTGCCCCATCAAAATCGACTCTGCGGGAGCAGCTCTCCAGATCAGAAGTTTTCTGGAGTACAAAGGCGATGGCGGACACCCCATTAAAAATGCTATTTTGGGATTTGTTGCCAAAGATCCTCAGAGCAGACTGCCTAAAACGGCCAAGTTTCTTTCGCTTTCCGCCTCTGTTCAGTCCAAAGCTTTAGGGCTTATCCCCGGCCACTGGCGCAGACGCATACAATCCCCTATATTGCACAGTAAGACACCGGCCATGGATTTTAAAAACCTTTCTGAAGTTCTGAAACTTGATGAAGGCTCTATGTTCATGAACGGCTCTTCTGCACCGGACAGTGTTTTCTACTTCCCGGGATGCGGAGCCAGCCTGTTCTCCCGTGATATCGGTATGGCTACTCTGTACCTGCTGCTAAAATCCGGTGTGAACGTGGTTATGCCTGCCAAACACCTTTGCTGCGGCTATCCGCTGCTTGCAAGCGGATGCGTCGAAGCATATAATACCAACCGTCATCGTAATATCAGCGACATACAGTACCGTTTGGCCAAGGCCAGTATTGCCGGAATGGATATCTCCACAATAATCACAGCCTGCGGAACATGCCGCGAATCACTGGAATCTTACGATTTCAGTCAGGAAATGGGCAGACAGCTTGAACGCAGTGACGCCGTACAATATCTGGTGAAAAATCCCGGCAAACTTGATCTGAGAGGTTTGGCTGGAAGTCAGGAAGTTATTTATCACGCATCCTGCCACACAGAATGGACGGACGTTGCCAAATCCAAGGCTCCGGCCATCTACAAGCAAGCCATAGCGGATATGCTTGGAAGCAAAGTGACCCTTTCCCCTGACTGCTGCGGCGAGTCCGGCCTAGGCTCTATAACCAGTCCGGAAATTTATAACAAATTACGTGACCGTAAAGGTGAGCAGCTTAAAAAAGACCTGCAAGGCCATGATCAAAACACCCCGATTCTGGTGGGCTGTCCTTCCTGTAAGGTCGGTATTAAACGTAACATGAACACCTTGAAGAAGCAGAATCGCGTTCTGCATACCGTGGAATACATGGCTGAGCTTGTGGGTGGACCGAAATGGCGCAAAGAGTTCAAAAAAGAACTTGAAAAAGCACAGCGTCAGGACGAACTGGTTCTGATTTAA
- a CDS encoding pyridoxal-phosphate-dependent aminotransferase family protein: MIGDDFAELKLFITGPILLREEVRKAGLLPEFGHRDAENPKRFEPIMKNIMTIAGSPEGYTPVIFNGSGTNVLEASIRSLVADSDKVLNVSVGAFGDLYHKLAVVNGKNAVQLKFTHGRAIDLVKLEAALKKHKPNLVTFTHNETATGVVNDVVAVCELIRAHGAQPIIDAVSIFGGAPAFISESRPLMYCTATQKGLGLPAGFGVAFISEEGIEKAAGVENRGYTTDILAQIAKAKLNQTLTTPNGTLANQMCVQLDYIVNDETVEGRFKRHENMRSIAGKWVETVDGYELFAQEGHRSPTLTTFKTPSYMTIDKLKEVKELMRGYGYLFDPGYGKINNELAEQGESPIFRVGHMADILPEMLEEYLAVLKKVLLKFS, translated from the coding sequence ATGATCGGTGATGATTTTGCTGAGCTAAAACTTTTTATAACCGGCCCCATTCTGCTTCGCGAAGAAGTTCGAAAAGCCGGTTTATTGCCTGAATTCGGTCACAGAGATGCTGAAAACCCGAAACGGTTTGAGCCGATTATGAAAAATATCATGACCATCGCCGGCAGTCCCGAAGGGTATACTCCGGTTATTTTCAATGGTTCCGGTACAAACGTGCTCGAAGCATCCATACGTTCCCTTGTTGCTGATTCTGATAAGGTACTCAATGTTTCTGTAGGAGCGTTTGGGGATCTTTACCACAAGCTTGCTGTGGTAAACGGAAAGAATGCTGTTCAACTGAAATTTACTCATGGACGGGCTATTGATCTGGTAAAACTGGAAGCAGCTCTCAAAAAGCATAAGCCGAATCTGGTTACTTTTACTCATAACGAAACGGCCACCGGTGTTGTTAATGATGTGGTTGCTGTTTGCGAATTGATACGGGCGCATGGCGCGCAGCCGATTATTGACGCAGTCAGCATTTTCGGAGGTGCTCCTGCTTTCATTAGTGAAAGCCGACCGCTTATGTATTGTACTGCCACTCAGAAGGGACTTGGCCTGCCGGCCGGATTTGGTGTTGCTTTTATCAGCGAAGAGGGCATTGAGAAAGCTGCCGGTGTTGAGAACAGGGGGTATACAACGGATATTCTGGCTCAGATTGCCAAGGCAAAATTGAATCAGACTCTGACTACACCTAATGGAACTCTCGCTAACCAGATGTGTGTGCAGCTTGATTACATTGTAAATGATGAAACTGTCGAAGGCCGTTTTAAGCGTCATGAAAACATGCGCTCCATCGCAGGAAAATGGGTTGAAACAGTAGACGGCTATGAATTATTTGCACAGGAAGGCCACCGCTCGCCAACTTTGACAACTTTCAAGACTCCTTCATATATGACAATTGACAAGTTAAAAGAAGTTAAAGAACTTATGCGCGGTTACGGATATCTGTTCGATCCCGGTTATGGCAAGATCAACAATGAGCTTGCAGAGCAGGGCGAATCACCAATTTTTCGTGTAGGACATATGGCGGATATCCTGCCTGAGATGCTTGAAGAGTACCTTGCAGTTCTTAAAAAGGTCTTGCTGAAATTCAGCTAG
- the ruvX gene encoding Holliday junction resolvase RuvX, producing the protein MKALGIDFGTKRVGLAMTDPGGILAFPFKVIQRTTRNAMFTELLEIIEKEKVDEIIIGLPLSLDGEDTLTTRQVRNFAASMERRVDLPIHLVDERLSSVAAEEELKEAGLWDRKRKKNLDSQAAKIILETWLNRA; encoded by the coding sequence ATGAAAGCACTCGGAATAGATTTCGGAACCAAGCGCGTCGGGCTTGCCATGACTGACCCGGGGGGCATTCTCGCCTTTCCGTTCAAAGTTATACAGCGAACCACCCGTAACGCGATGTTTACTGAACTACTGGAAATAATTGAAAAAGAGAAGGTCGATGAAATCATCATCGGCCTTCCTCTTTCTCTAGATGGTGAAGATACTCTGACCACCAGACAAGTACGCAACTTCGCTGCATCTATGGAAAGAAGAGTTGACTTACCCATCCATCTTGTGGATGAAAGACTCAGCTCAGTTGCAGCAGAAGAAGAACTCAAGGAGGCCGGACTTTGGGACAGGAAAAGAAAGAAGAATCTGGACAGCCAAGCCGCGAAAATAATTCTGGAAACGTGGCTAAACAGAGCGTAG